A window of the Verrucomicrobiota bacterium genome harbors these coding sequences:
- a CDS encoding DUF6088 family protein, with the protein MGKHAQSVDSRILARIYGFGMGVVFYPATFQDLGSPDAIHNALARHTKAGTIRQLARGLYDYPRKDPQLGVLSPSVDAIADAIKGRDAVRIQPSGAYAANLLGLSDQVPMRVVFATDGSRRKVKVGNLQILLKPTTPRNMAMAGKISGLITQALQHLGQRHFTDDMLATLRRRLTVADQKQLLKDIHYPPAWIAEIFRRLVTDETKT; encoded by the coding sequence ATGGGAAAGCACGCTCAATCTGTTGATAGTAGGATACTTGCCAGAATTTATGGTTTTGGTATGGGGGTGGTGTTTTATCCAGCAACCTTTCAGGACCTCGGTTCCCCAGACGCCATCCATAATGCGCTCGCGCGCCACACCAAGGCTGGAACCATCCGCCAACTCGCCCGTGGACTTTACGATTATCCGCGTAAAGACCCTCAGCTGGGCGTGCTGTCTCCTTCAGTTGACGCTATCGCTGATGCCATCAAGGGTCGCGACGCCGTGCGTATTCAACCGTCTGGTGCTTACGCTGCCAATCTCCTTGGGCTTTCGGACCAAGTTCCCATGCGGGTCGTCTTCGCAACGGATGGTTCCAGACGCAAGGTCAAAGTGGGCAATCTCCAAATCCTGCTGAAGCCTACCACCCCGCGAAACATGGCCATGGCTGGAAAAATCAGCGGTCTGATTACTCAGGCGTTGCAGCATTTAGGACAACGACACTTCACGGATGACATGTTGGCTACCCTGCGCCGTCGCCTCACCGTTGCCGATCAAAAACAACTCCTCAAGGATATCCACTACCCGCCAGCTTGGATTGCCGAAATCTTTCGGCGCCTGGTTACGGACGAAACCAAAACTTGA
- a CDS encoding tyrosine-type recombinase/integrase, with protein MKGITMNQRFILFRRAGVYYCEDTTTGKQSSLRTKDEAEANTLLHARNESFRQPVLNLQIARAYLAASDPNVATRTWQLPMDEMTKTKTGPTRIRHERAMKDKAFDLIRDLPILETNATHFLKVLHAGSVATNVFLRRIHNFALDMSWLPWPVLPKKRWPQIHFKEKRAITTQEHQAIVTAEHNPERRAFYELCWHLGGAQSDVANLTAEDIDWQAKVVSFMRNKTGTASIIRFGEELERVLLALPRTGPLFPNLKPMREAHRATEFSRCCRRLKISGITLHSYRYAWAERARSCGYPERFAQEALGHQSRAVHRAYAKKAQVTISTLEAYEKRAADASAIVPLPLPIACAS; from the coding sequence ATGAAAGGCATTACTATGAATCAGCGGTTCATCCTGTTCCGTCGCGCGGGGGTTTATTATTGCGAGGACACCACGACCGGCAAGCAATCCAGCTTGCGCACCAAAGACGAGGCGGAAGCGAATACCCTCCTGCATGCGCGAAACGAATCCTTTCGGCAACCCGTGCTCAACCTCCAGATCGCGCGGGCCTACTTGGCCGCATCCGATCCCAACGTGGCCACCCGCACCTGGCAGTTGCCCATGGATGAAATGACCAAGACCAAAACCGGTCCCACCCGCATCCGCCACGAGCGGGCCATGAAGGATAAAGCGTTCGACCTCATCCGCGACCTGCCCATCCTCGAAACCAACGCCACGCACTTTCTCAAAGTGCTCCATGCCGGCTCAGTGGCCACCAACGTCTTCCTGCGCCGCATCCACAACTTCGCCCTGGACATGAGTTGGCTGCCGTGGCCTGTGCTGCCGAAAAAGCGTTGGCCGCAGATTCACTTCAAGGAGAAACGGGCCATCACAACGCAGGAGCATCAGGCCATTGTCACGGCGGAGCATAATCCCGAACGCCGGGCATTCTACGAACTCTGTTGGCATCTGGGTGGTGCCCAGTCGGACGTGGCCAACCTCACAGCAGAGGATATTGACTGGCAGGCCAAAGTGGTCAGCTTCATGCGCAATAAAACGGGTACGGCCTCGATCATCCGTTTTGGCGAGGAATTGGAGCGGGTGTTGCTCGCCCTGCCTCGCACTGGCCCGCTCTTCCCCAATCTCAAGCCCATGCGCGAGGCGCACCGCGCCACGGAGTTTAGCCGATGCTGCCGGCGTCTGAAGATCTCCGGAATCACCCTCCACAGTTACCGCTACGCCTGGGCCGAGCGCGCCCGGTCTTGCGGCTATCCCGAACGATTCGCCCAAGAGGCGCTGGGGCACCAGTCCAGAGCCGTACACCGCGCCTATGCCAAGAAAGCCCAGGTGACGATCTCAACGCTGGAAGCGTACGAAAAACGAGCGGCAGACGCTTCCGCGATCGTGCCGCTCCCGTTGCCTATAGCGTGCGCCAGCTAG
- a CDS encoding nucleotidyl transferase AbiEii/AbiGii toxin family protein translates to MDSYLRAPLARRRRFCEEAQSRLGLPAESIEKDFWVCWTLRELFALPQSGSLLTFKGGTSLSKGWKLIQRFSEDIDVVIDRDALGFGGEQAPQHLGISNKERDRRLEALRSACQNHIRTLLTPELRARFHRGLADSTWTLEHDPDDKDAQTLLFRYPAIFSDSRYLRPVVKIELGARSDTEPVAQPQIQPYLCEALPHVLGDGKFTVRTVAPERTFWEKAMLLHEETYRSGTGPKARLARHYYDLYRLIQAGVGHRAATDRGLFDRVATHRAVFFRKKKEAQESLRPGSLRLVPPPEQLAFWKQDYVAMAEAMFFGAIPDFDEILRVVGEFQQHFNQLPPPA, encoded by the coding sequence ATGGACTCATACCTCCGGGCACCCCTCGCTCGTCGCCGCCGCTTTTGCGAAGAAGCACAATCAAGGTTGGGACTCCCGGCCGAAAGTATTGAGAAAGACTTTTGGGTTTGCTGGACATTGCGCGAACTTTTTGCTCTACCGCAATCCGGTTCGCTTCTTACCTTCAAGGGCGGCACCTCGCTGTCAAAAGGTTGGAAACTCATTCAACGCTTCTCTGAGGATATTGATGTGGTCATTGACCGTGACGCGCTCGGCTTCGGAGGCGAGCAGGCTCCCCAGCACCTCGGCATCAGCAACAAGGAACGCGACCGTCGGCTGGAAGCCCTGCGTTCTGCCTGCCAAAACCACATTCGCACCCTCCTCACTCCGGAATTGCGCGCCCGGTTTCATCGTGGCCTGGCTGATTCCACGTGGACCCTTGAGCATGATCCGGACGACAAGGACGCCCAAACGCTACTTTTTCGGTATCCTGCCATTTTTTCCGACAGCCGCTATCTGCGGCCAGTTGTCAAAATTGAACTCGGTGCTCGTTCCGATACCGAGCCGGTCGCGCAGCCACAAATCCAGCCCTACCTCTGCGAAGCACTGCCGCACGTCCTTGGTGACGGCAAGTTCACCGTCCGCACGGTAGCCCCAGAACGCACGTTTTGGGAAAAAGCCATGTTGCTCCACGAAGAAACCTATCGTAGCGGCACTGGACCCAAAGCAAGGTTAGCACGCCACTACTACGATCTGTATCGCCTCATTCAAGCCGGAGTGGGTCACCGCGCTGCGACCGATCGCGGCCTTTTCGACCGAGTAGCCACACATCGCGCGGTCTTTTTCCGGAAAAAGAAGGAGGCGCAAGAATCGCTCCGTCCTGGTTCGCTACGCCTCGTGCCCCCGCCAGAACAACTCGCCTTCTGGAAACAGGACTATGTCGCCATGGCGGAGGCAATGTTCTTTGGCGCTATCCCCGATTTCGACGAGATCCTGCGTGTCGTCGGAGAATTCCAGCAGCACTTCAACCAACTCCCGCCACCGGCCTGA
- a CDS encoding patatin-like phospholipase family protein, whose protein sequence is MGNSNPNFSLDIDTAKQELDNYYKQPFPKDFFFRDPPPADNKTFELGLCFAGSVSAGAYIAGVADFLLEALDAWEKAKTDAPLTVPDHKVRLCAMSGASGGGMTALILGAAMNRAIVPARSGNSPSFSENPLYGTWVKGIDICNFLTTDDLQAEDAKVQTLLNSRRITELGHEALAASNSPKIRPYLADVVHIAVTIANLKGVPYQFYLNGGTPDGYTAIKHEDVVRFAIRHGGNAYTFLPPLPNESLIDLALRPASAGNANGWPKEWMLMAQAAMATGAFPIGLLPRDVVRPWNCCDPLILPMEKGKTGKVAILHSTLSTPPGGLDSSLCVDGGTFNNEPFELARTYLAGLLVLLC, encoded by the coding sequence ATGGGAAACTCCAATCCTAACTTTAGTCTGGATATAGACACAGCCAAACAGGAGCTGGATAACTATTACAAGCAGCCCTTTCCCAAGGATTTCTTCTTCCGAGATCCCCCACCGGCGGATAATAAAACATTCGAGTTAGGGCTCTGTTTTGCGGGTTCGGTCAGTGCAGGTGCCTATATCGCCGGGGTTGCCGATTTTTTATTGGAGGCGCTGGATGCCTGGGAAAAAGCTAAAACCGATGCTCCTCTCACAGTTCCTGATCACAAGGTTCGCCTGTGCGCCATGTCTGGCGCTTCCGGCGGCGGGATGACGGCGTTGATTCTTGGGGCCGCCATGAATCGTGCAATTGTTCCCGCGCGATCAGGAAACAGCCCCTCTTTTTCGGAAAATCCTCTTTATGGAACGTGGGTTAAGGGCATCGACATTTGTAATTTCCTGACAACCGATGATTTACAAGCTGAAGATGCCAAAGTTCAAACTTTGCTAAATTCCAGACGCATCACAGAATTGGGGCATGAGGCCTTGGCCGCTTCCAATTCTCCTAAGATCAGGCCTTATCTCGCGGACGTCGTTCACATCGCCGTGACCATCGCTAATCTCAAAGGCGTGCCATACCAGTTCTATCTTAATGGTGGCACCCCGGATGGATATACGGCGATAAAACATGAAGATGTGGTGCGATTTGCCATCCGTCACGGTGGCAATGCGTACACTTTCCTTCCTCCGCTACCCAATGAAAGCCTGATTGATCTTGCGCTTCGTCCGGCTTCGGCTGGCAATGCAAATGGCTGGCCGAAGGAGTGGATGCTCATGGCACAGGCAGCCATGGCAACCGGCGCTTTTCCGATTGGTTTACTCCCGCGCGATGTGGTGCGCCCATGGAATTGTTGCGACCCGCTAATTCTCCCGATGGAGAAAGGCAAAACCGGCAAGGTTGCCATTTTACACTCTACTCTAAGCACTCCTCCAGGTGGTTTGGATTCGAGTCTATGCGTGGACGGCGGAACCTTTAACAACGAACCATTTGAATTGGCTCGCACGTACTTGGCGGGACTCCTAGTATTACTATGTTAA